In Gemmatimonadales bacterium, a single genomic region encodes these proteins:
- a CDS encoding PadR family transcriptional regulator: protein MNRPAKRELLPGLLDMLILKTLTVQPMHGYGIAQHLHRMSREVLQVEEGSLYPALQRMRQKGWIKAEWRQTPNNQRARYYTVTPAGRRQLNAEEAGFSELMAAVGLVMRPA, encoded by the coding sequence GTGAACCGTCCGGCGAAGCGCGAGCTGCTCCCGGGACTGCTCGACATGCTCATCCTCAAGACGCTGACCGTGCAGCCCATGCACGGTTACGGCATCGCGCAGCACCTCCACCGGATGTCGCGCGAAGTGCTCCAGGTGGAGGAGGGGTCGCTCTATCCGGCGCTCCAGCGGATGCGGCAGAAGGGCTGGATCAAGGCCGAGTGGCGGCAGACGCCCAACAACCAGCGGGCGCGCTACTACACCGTCACCCCGGCGGGCCGGCGCCAGCTGAACGCCGAGGAGGCCGGCTTCTCGGAGCTGATGGCTGCGGTCGGCCTGGTGATGCGGCCCGCATGA